In Sebaldella sp. S0638, the genomic window AAAAAGTGGAAAATCTGGAAGATGCAATGGCTACGGATGATAAGGCATATAATATTTATTTTTCTACAATGCTTGAAGATGGAATAATAGTTCCGCCTTCAAAATATGAAGCGCATTTTATTTCATGGGCTCATAATGAGGAAGATTTTGAGAAGCTTACAGCAGGAGTGGAAAAAAGCTTTGCTGCTATAAGCGGAAATTTAGGCTGATCAAATTAGTTTTTGTATTTAAAAGCGAAAAAAATATTTAATCAAATTGTAACTATGGAAAGACAGAGGTCGGGGAGCGTTGGTAATATATTTTGCAGAAAGTTTTGTTATTTTATCTGAATTATTTAAATATAAGGCAGATGAACTCTAGTTGTATTGAGGTAGAAACTGTATGCAGAAATAATTGTATTACCAACGTCCCCCCGCCTCTGAAAATTATTAATTTACGACTTTCTGATTTACATCTTTGGGAGTGCATTGCTGCATTAGGGAAAGAAGCCGGAAAATAAGGAGGCAAATATGGAAATATTAAGAAAAACAATTGAAGGTATAGAAAAAATTAACAGGGAAAATATGACGAAAAAAGAGAAAGAACTGAATTCTCTGCTGAAAACACCGAAAGGTCTGGGGAAAATGGAAGATTTGGCAATACAGCTTGAAGGAATAAAAGAAAATTATACTCCGGATAAAAAAATAGTATTGGTCATGGCAGCTGACAACGGCGTGGAGGAAGAAAAGGTGAGTGCTTCGAAAAGAGTGATTACCCAGTATGTGGTAGAAGCAATGCTGGATGGTAATTCTTCTGTTAATTCACTGGCAGTTTCATTCGGGGCTGACGTAAAAGTAGTGGACTTGGGAATTGATTCCGAAAAAGATTTTTTGGGAATAATTAACAGAAAAATTATGAAAAACGGAACAAAAAATATAAGACGTGAAAGTGCAATGACTAAGGAAGAAGCAGTAAAGGCTGTAGAAACAGGCATAGAAATAGTTGATGAACTGGCAGAAAAAGGGTATAATCTTTTTGCACTGGGCGAAATGGGGATAGGAAATACTACCACAAGCAGTGCAGTATTAAATGTACTTACTGATATACCTCTTGAAGAGAT contains:
- the cobT gene encoding nicotinate-nucleotide--dimethylbenzimidazole phosphoribosyltransferase, which encodes MEILRKTIEGIEKINRENMTKKEKELNSLLKTPKGLGKMEDLAIQLEGIKENYTPDKKIVLVMAADNGVEEEKVSASKRVITQYVVEAMLDGNSSVNSLAVSFGADVKVVDLGIDSEKDFLGIINRKIMKNGTKNIRRESAMTKEEAVKAVETGIEIVDELAEKGYNLFALGEMGIGNTTTSSAVLNVLTDIPLEEIVGRGSGINDLTLEHKKNVVKESIKINEPDKSDPLDVLAKVGGLDIAAMTGAFLGCAKNRIPVVIDGLISGVSALLAYKLAENSRDYMIPSHLSEEPGMKWLMKEMNLEPVFLMNMKLGEGSGAVLMFPFVEAACKITKDVRLYPNV